The stretch of DNA GACACTAGCGGCGATCAACACCAACCAAGTCAGAAAGAATATCACCAGAAGAACCTGTAATGCGATAGCCATGTTTGAAAAccgagaaattgaaaattcatgaaatacaaTCTTGTTTACATTAGCATTCTAATGAAGCAAAAATGACTTCTTGATATCATTCTGGTAATGTAAAAGTCTTGAGTGTCAAAACTAAACAAAACGCCAAGGTGaacatttcaaacaattttttaGATCATATTCTGACAATTTTAGATCCCTTTTTGAATATAACAAAAAAGGATCTAAAATGTGTTCGCCTTGGCGTTTTATTTACTTTTGACACTTCTTGCAATTTTAGATGATTTCTCATTGACTTACAGCTCGGAACCGACACCAGAATGGTGTTTGTGAAAACCGGAGTAGATCCTCTTTTCCCATCCCGGCGTACGGTTTATCGGGTTTCAGATCCACTGCTACTGGTTCATTATCGTTCACGATATCGATGTCAATTTCTGCTGTATCTGACGCGTCTTTCACAGACGGCGTTTGAGGGTCAACGTCTTGCTGTTTATATTCATTCGCCATTTTGTCACTTTCAATTTTCCTGATAGTCAAAATTATAGCCACAATATGTTATATATCTTATCATTTTTGCCGATAAAATTAAAGATTATAACCGCGTGTTAAGCGTACACGGTGGGCCTCGCTTTATTCCGACGAATTGGGATCGACAAAATAGGCCCGAGGTAAGCGAAATTCAGAGCAGAGTTAAGAATAGGGAAATACGTTTTGAAGTCAGAAAAATGGTTTTCATTTTGTCCGAGTCGGTCGATCAAAAGTGCGAGATGGCCCATGTCCGCATaaggcaaggtttactgtaacaCAACTGTTTTCCCTAGAGTTCATAATTATAGGCCTCATCTTACATATCTCTTTTAAAAACTTCTCGATATTAATTAGTACGAATTGCTTTCTaatgatttgaattaataacTTACCGAAAATCGAATCGTTTTTCGTAAATACAACCACACGCCTTCCTGCGAGCTGTGTTCGATTAGAAAGTGAATAAACGAGCTAATTTATAACCTAGAAACGCGCTGTTTTATTTGCCGCGAATGGAACGAATACAATagccttctctctctctcgctgtGAACACTACAATTTCCAAAACCAATAAAGCATTGCATGTACTTTGCATACATGAATGTGCTTATTGGGTTTCAAGAACTCGCAAGAAATTTGGGTCGAAAAGTCATAAACGATCTCTTAACGTCTTTTCAACGCGACAGGAATTCGTTGATTGGTATTCGCATGTTATAAAGCGTTGGTTTTCTAGAAAATCGAGatctatttttgaaatatatgcTTTTAGAATGAGGTCCATTTTAGAATGAGGTCCCTTTCTTCGGAAACCAGACTGCACTGAATATTGGGACATGTATTTGGCCTTGTAGTTCATTCTTTCTATTCTTGGTAAGGAAATCAAGTTTTCAGTGTTTCATCGAATAACTGGAATTAGGTTTAGGAAgtatactgaatgttatacgAAGAACCTGATTGGGAATTACTGGAAAGCACTCGTGAAAATTTCGTCAATCTTTGCTACTTCATTTCTATGTAGTTTCATTTCAAGGAACATTTTACGAATAGTTATTTTGCTAAGGTCAAAGTTGACATTGATAGCAAAAGTTGCTACTTTATTTGCGACAAAAGACAAGTTCCTTTTCTGGAATGCAAACCACACGGCCTGTTTGGGAGTACAGTTCTTTAAAGAGAAATTACATATCGAAGGGATAAAGGAACAAAATCgaagaaataaagaattgCTTTTTTCTTTAATGGTCGTTTTGAAATGCAAGGGATCGGGGAATAGTAAAGGATGGCGACATGAGGAATCTTAGAGGGAAGATAAAAGAAGAAAAGGTTTAATAATCGTGttgaatcaaattgaaatgatggatgaaattaagaaaacttactttttgCAAAACATTTCACGagtatttctttttgaaaacatGTCTAAGGCTCGATGGGTTAAGGGACATTCTGGCGAAATTCCGCGTCTAAACTACATATAGAAAGTAGAAATTCAAGTAAATCAGTATCAATATCACAGATTATTTTATTTCCCAGCAGACGGAACCCAACACCGGGGTTAATGAATAATACTATATACGAACGTAGAAAAATAGATTCTTTAATGTCACACAGGTTTTGGCACTAAGTATACATTCTGATGAAACCCGACCAATTAGTTAGTATACAATATTAAACAAACTGTAGCCTCGACATTTCAGCAAATTCTGATCACCCGGTTTGCACATAACGTAAAGACAAATAATAATACTTTGAAGTAAGAGTTTTCGCTACTAGTTCAGAAAAAGTTCCTActtcaaatatatttgttAAACCTTAAAAGTACTATTTGTCTTTATTTTAACCGATTCGACACGAGGTTGACACGGGAACAACTCTCCGGTATATACTAGTTAGTTATTGCAACTTTTATTTTTTGAGTTATTGCAACCACGTAGCTTTAAGTAATTTGCCGACGGACTATTTTGCCACTCGGATCGCTGCACCTCGTCGACCCACTGACTGCTACTGACAGTGCGTCCGGGTCAACGTCCTCTCGGGAGGGAAGGAGGTTTCTTTTTCCATACAGTTCTGGAACTACCATCACCACACCTATGACCGACATTTTATTCAGTCCTTTGTAAGTGCAGCACTCGAAAATCTAAACGCGTAATCTAAGCGTAGTCTTCATCTTCGCTTTCATCGGACGATTCTGGCGCCTCGTCGAACATGTCCGGTCCGTCTACAGCGATCGGCAGCCGATGTTTCTTCGACAGCCGCAATGAGACGAGATTCGGCGAGTCGCGCAGCCCGAACACGAGCAACTGACCGTCGAAAGCCGTATCGAAACATTGTATTTTGATATCTGGAGTGAACACGGATAACAGCACGCCGCTATCTATATCCCATAACGATATATCCCCAGCGAACACGGCCGCCTGGCTGCCATCGTTCAACAAAACGATTTTACTCTCAGCATTGAATCGCATGTTTTTGTAGCCTTTAACTTTGCGTAAGGATCCGTTGACCAACGGCTCCCAGACTCGCATTTCATTCTTATCCTTACCGAAAACGATTCTACGCCCGGTGCTATTAATCGTGATGGCGCTGACGTTCTTTTCGTTTTTCAGACGTCTTTTCACTTCGCCCGTTTTACAATTCCACAAAGTGACGTAACTGACCTTCGATTCTTCGTCGTAGTTCGTGTGCACGAAATAGCCGCCGTCGTAGGTCAAGGCCGCCACGTACAGCGACATCATCGAGTTCTCGTTCTCAAGAGTTTGTGTATGTTTCTGCGTCTCGACGTCGAACACGCACAAATGATGAGCGAAAAACGAAGCTACGATGATCTTCTCGTCCCCGGACATCATGTACTGATCGATCGCGTTCTCTTTCTCTTTCTTCAGTTCGTCGACGATGCGTTTGTTGTCGTCGCGTTCGGCTTGTCGGCGCAGACGACGAGCGCTATCCGACTCTGATCGGCGGTCCCACGGCGTCATCTTGGCCGTCGTTCCCCGCTTGCGGTTCAGTATGCGTTcgttgtcgtcgtcgttgtcgGCGATTCCCATCTCGATTCGGCGTCGTTCCAATTCGCGGAAATTCGGACGTATACGATAGAGTATGTGCCCGTTTTTCATACTCCACGCGATGAAATGACTGCGATTTTCCGACAAACCCAACAAACGATCGTCGGACAGCGCGGCGTACTCGTGCGCCGGTGAAGGGTAGATGAAACAGTCTTTGATTTTACGCTCGTATTTTCTCGCCACCAAATCGTAAACGTATAAAGTTTGATAAACTTGTTGCTCGTCCTCGGTGACGGTGGATATCCCGCGGTCGGCAAGTATGATCGCTTTCGTATTTCTGAACAGTAACACGTCCTGTTCGGACATTACGACTCCTCTTTCTTTACGGATCTGGAATCCGGAGAAATGGTTACGACTCATATTCCACACGCACACATTTCCACTGCCGTACGACTGGGTGACTATATACTGCGGATGTTTGGCCATCACGTACATCTTCTTAACGCCTGTTTTCGTCGGTGCCCTCACTCCGGACTGATTAACGGACGAACTCAGATTCCAGATTCTGAGCGCGTTTTCGTTCGGGGATCCGGTTAGCGTGTATCGCAGATCGAGACAGGCGCACATCGTGCTGACGTTAGCGTGCGTGGCGAGGTGTTTGTGGTCCTCGGTTTCCAGGTTCCAAATCGCGATATCGGACGTGTTCGTCTCGTCGGATGCCGATACGCAGATAGCGTGCGATCCCGACTGGTTGACAACCAGCTCGTCTATGTAATCGGTCGCGCATCCTCTAATAGATCGCACGTGTTTTCCATTCGTGACGTCAAACAATTCTAACTGATACAACAAACCGTTGTTCTGTTGGTAACGGCAGCCGAGCACGTAGTAGTCACGTGATAACGCAACGGAGGTGATCGAAGCGCCCTTATTCGGCGGTTGCAGAACGCGCACTTGTTCCCCGTTAACGGCGTTGTAAACGAAAGCGGTTGTCGAACTGCGGAACGCGTACAGCACCAGTTCGCCGTTTGACGTCTGTCCGACCGTTATCGAGTTGTCCTTGTGACACACGCTTTCGTGATTAACCAGTTGCGTTTCGACGACTTTTCCGAAATCACCTTCCAATCGCCACGTACGCATTATGTTCGTACCGTCGAAGAAGGCCACCAGGTGGCTCTCGTCTTTAGCCGTAGTTATTGAAGCCGGGTCGATGTATTCGTCGATTGTTTTCTTGCATTCGCCCGATTTTAAATCCCAGATTCTGATACAAGACGTTTCGGAAGTTATAACCAGCGAGTTCTGTCGGGCGGATCTGATTGAAAGGACCTGTTTTCCCACTCCGTTTATGGTGTTTTTCACTTTGCCAGTTCGCATGTCCCATTGTTTCAACGTATCGTCCATCGAAGTTGTCAAAGCCTGTGAACCGCCGCACGTGCTCGCAACAGCCGTCAGGGTCTCTTTATGCCCGGATAGCAAATCGAACAATattccaccagggggcgtcaTACACGTCATCGATGGGATAATACTTGGAACGGAAGCTCTGCGCGCGTCCCAGTACAGCTGATGCAGACACGGGTATTTCTTCGGATCTCCTGGAGCAGTCGGTTTGTCGTTCAGTATCAGATCGTTCATTCTAGACGTGATCTGCGTGGCCAACTGACGAGGATCTTTCGACAACGCATTCGTCGACAGGTACAAAGTATCGGATACTAATTTCAAGTCGATATCGTTGGGTTCGACGGCCAGCGCCATCTGGTAGTCTTCCATGATCGCTCGTAGACTCTGTCCGCAAACTTTCGCCAAGATGAACTCGAAATTGCAAAGCGCTTCCTTTTTCATTTCGTTGAATAGTTGCGCCTTCAGCAGGTTACACGGTAACTCGCTCAGTTTTCTGTGGTTGAATACGCGTTGAGTAACGCCCTCTAGCGACGCGTGTTCCCAATACAACGGCTGTTCGGATATAAACCTGTCGACCAACTTCTCCGAGGTTCCGATCGGTTTTCCGTCCTGCCACGTACCCATGAAGTACTCGGCGATCGCTTTGTGATACGAAGGCGCTTTATCTTTGCTTTTCAAATAGCGATCTTCGGCCGCTTCTTGGAACTGGCTTTGGAACCAGCGTAACGGTTTGCAACCGTCCGCGCTTCGCTCCACCAGATAATCGCTCAGATCTTCTTTCAATCGCGTCCACGATAACATCGGGCATCGCCGTATTCGCGGTTTCAATTGGTTAGTAATATCATCCATTACGGCGTCGTCTAACGATAACAAATCTAGCATTTCGTTTTCGGTAATGCCATTACGAGCTGCCGTAATGTAGCCCAATGCTCGGCGCACGAGAGGTTCGCCGTGGGTCACTTCCATCCGAGCGAATAACATCGTAATCGCTTTCTTGATTTCGGGTTGAAGTTTGATCTTTTCTTCCGCCGTGAACGAGCACCATTTCAACGATTCGTCGAAGGAAACTTTCAACTGAAGCGGATACGGGCACTGTTTGAAGGCGTCTAAAATGACGTCGTATTGCTGATAGGTCAACGTGCGATTCGCTTTCTTCAACCAGTGATCCAACATGACGACGGCGTCGGCTTCACTCATCGGAGGCACGTCGATAAAACTGTCCGGATTGTCGGCGAATGCTTTCTTCAGCGCCGGGAACGACTCGTAACGCGTGTCCGGTAACGTTGATAGGACGATGTGTACGTGTTCAGGCAGTTCTTTAGGTAACCAAGCCAAATGTCTGGCGTCATTCTCATctacaaaaaacaaatataattCATGTGTTTAGAACTCGGTCTCAGTGAAGTTACTATATTGTAGATTGATCGTAAGACACTGTCTGCTTGCTACTTGATATCTGCGGATATCTTCTAGATATTTGGACGCTGTTCAACAGTTACAGTTAAGGTTTGacattgaattattattccCTATAATCCTATGCATTATTGTGGCTGTTATTACCTGATAGTTGGTTCAGCGAGTCGATGTATATTATCAGCGGTTCTTCTGCGGTAGCTGACTTCAATCTTTCCgagaaatcattcattaaaccTTTATAATCCTAGAAATTAcagatatgaatatttcaggtAAAATATGTCGGGATACGGTCCTGCGATCATTGTTGTAATGAATTCTGTTTCTGGTCTCTCGTCtaacatcagaaaatattcccAATCGacattaaaacaatttttgttTCTTCTGTTTTTGTAGGTTACCTGTGGAATAGTGGACGCGTTCGTTCCGTACATATAACAGATCTGTTTACTGATGTTGTAAAGCAGTTCCCGGATGTTCGTCGATGATGACGTCACGCCGATGAAGCGTACGATCGTGGCTCTTCCGGTCcttgatgagaaaaaaataaatcgaaacAATTATGAAAGATGTGCTTCACGGAGttgacaaaatggaaaaagaattaacaatttaGAACACTTCAGTTGAAGCAACAGTCCgtgttaaatgtttataagTAATCATTGCAGAAATACGAAGTTTTACAGTTCAGATGAGAAATTACGACGTTCACAGAAGGAAGGAATGTATTGAAGGTAAATCACTTACTTTTTGAACCATTTATTCGTTTCTTTCGCCGCCTTGGCTAAAAGCGACGTTTTACCGCTGCCTGATTTACCGTGTATGATTAAAGGCATGCGATACGTCGAACGCAGATACTGCTTGATGATGTTCAGTAGTTCTTTACGACCCTGGAAGTGTCTCGCTCTAGAATGAAATCGAAATAGCGATCATTGCAACCGTGATTTCGCCACATGTGGGAAGCAAGATGAGATCCCCGTGAACACTGAAAGAAGTCTTTCTGTTAACTATTGATAAAATACTATCTTGAGCTAGTGtattttattcaacgtttcgactatattcaaCTCCAGGAATACGGTACTCCTGGAGATGACTTTTAGGATATAGCAGAAATGTTGattaaactactagctcaaggaaacaatAACTTTCTGTTTTGCATTGTACCAAGCTTCCCGAATATAGTGTTATTTCTAATCTTTCTCACGCATTCCCATACATACCTTTCATGTACGAATTTCACGTGTTCAGCGACCTCTTCAAACAGTACGACATTGTCGTTGCGACGCTGTTTATCCTCTTGTATTACCAAATTCAACCGAGCCGTCATCACTTCGAGAAAATCCGTGCACATTTTATCCAGGTACAACGCGTGAGGTCTTAAATTTGGGTCGATGCCTTTTGGCGTCCATTGGATTTCGTAGTCGCGCATATTACGAAAAGGAACCTAAAGAAGTAATGGCTGCATGAGCGCGTGTGCGATAAAATTCTCCAGAAAGATAAAGTTGTTATGTTATcaagttagagttaactgagTTAAATCGGTTCATTTCAATGTTTGAACTCTTAAGAGTCAAATTATCTCTGAACGGTAGAAATGGACTTATCAAGCAATCACATTGCCACACGTTATAGCACGTTATGTTTCACCTTTGCTTTGATTTTAGCCCACATATCCCCCATTCGCTCGACCATCGCGCTATCCAACCTTCCGCTGTTCGTGTCGATATCGATGTAGTCTCTGGCAAGCGAATCTTGGAAGCTGCCTTGCAGATCGGGTATCGTTCGTCTGATGACGTAACAGTTGTCGTCTGGGGTATCGGCCAGGAACAGACCGTTCTCCAGCTCAACGTCAATAACTGcaatatataaaataagttttgcTTGAGttctgttttcatttattttgatgCGAAGAGGTCCTACAGCGAATTGTACGCAAATGAAACACCCTTAAAAGATGGAGTTTGTCTTTGTGATTTACCTGTCTTGAAGTATTTTTTCATGGCTGACTCGTCTTTAAGCGTCTCTTGGGAAAATCTTTGCAGCATGCCCAACAGCTGTTTCTGAGTGGCCATCCACGCGTTCTTGCCTAATGCCTTTTTACTTTCGTCGTTGCGGGCGAAATCTTTAATTTGGTTGCTGCAAGATAAATGTAACTTGTTTCATTCAAGTCGTAGACTgacaaggattcgaacctgatggcgcTGGGACTCTAACGGTCTGAACGTATCGTACAAAAAGGTAATTGGAACATGGCTTACCTGATCTTCTGTAATCTATAAACGGCTGGAACCACATTCTCGTCCAGTTTATACCAAGTTGTTAACAAATTGTCGTCTAATTCTTTCGACAGTGTACCAGACACCCCTTTCATACCGTTTAACGCCAATTTGATGATCGTACCGGCTTGTTTCATCGCGCCAAACTTTCGCTTTAACTTCGCACCAGCCGGTGATCTGACGTAGAATTaacgaaatatttcatcaaagttCATTCTCCTACCGAAAACCTTTTCCGTATAATTCAAAACATTCTTCCAAATGTCCAAAATATGTTTGTGTTTGTGTCAGGGGCCCAGTGTTCATAAAGACTTATTAGACCTATGATTAGCATAAAATTAGAACCATATCTGTTGTTCCTAAGGTccaaagaaaatcaatcaGATCAAACCCAAGACCACAAATTTCGcgaaaatatgatgaaatcaAAAACTTACAATGATCTTTTTTCAGTTGACGGTAATTTCAATTTGCTGACGACCTTTTCTAgcggaggaggaggaggaggaggagtaTCGTCTGCCGCTTTCTGATTGCCGTCTTCCAACTCGGCGCTGGTTATCTCTTTCCGTTTCTCTTCCAACATGGCCGCCGCTTTCTCTGTTATCCGCATCGTCTCTGCGGCTGCCGCTTTCCTCACCGCGGCCAAGATGGCATCGAACTCTTCGGCCGGTATCGTGGTCGGCACCATTTCGGGTCCGAACTTCTGCCCAAGGAAATTCTTAACACAAAAGAGAGCGATTTATATTATTTCTTTTACATTTTAACCTtcatcaaacatatttcaaacatttgtATGGCAAAGATTGAGTTAGTTTTCCGACTGTTTGGAATCTTCCATAGTCACAGGAAAATACGTTATATTTTGCGAACGGGATATTTTACCAGAAATGAAACAGTTCGCGCGCCGTCCATGCATTTatccagaattttctgactacatTCTAAGACGGTGTGGTCGTCGTTAATCCAGTCACGATTAGCCCAGTGCAAGTCGAGTACGTGGAACTCGTAGCCGCGTTGGATACAATACGACTTGAGAGCTGGGTAAACTTTCTGTAGAAGATAACCGCGTTCCACGTCAGAATCTGTACGAAAATACAAGGTTTTTATTACGCAATAAACGGGTAAATTACATAGTTGTAGCGAAGTCGTGTTCACCCACCCTCTctcggcagggatttgaacctgatggcatcgagacttgCCACGGTACCAAAACCCTGCCGCACTAAACCGGGTGCCAggtgtcattattagccaatcagatattccgttttattttagtccAGGCTTTTTGAATTCATAGTTTTATTTGCCTCAGCAATTACAGGCAATCTGATCGGTGCCGCAAgtttcctgaagatgactattaggcgTTAGTaatgaaatgtcaaatcaataaattattagattaaagGACACTTTTTGGACTTCATCCTTCTCGTTGTATTAGTATGGGATTTTCTAACTCCGCATTTGAGCATTTACTTGATATCGCTTGTTTGCAGCGGCGCTCGTACGACATAGAAAAGAGaaattagttttcttgttttgccTATAGCAGAGTCATTACCTGTAAAAGCTGAACTGACGTACATTCTCAATACGCGTGCATCTGCCGGACACTTGACGTTCAAACTACCGGACAGAATTCTAGCCACGCTATCGTCGTACGACAGACGATTACTTTCACGAGTCGCCGGTCTGTAGACCATCGGTGTCGGTACGGGACTAACCGGCAGCTCTTTGAAATTCGTCAAGTCGACGTTGTTATTTTCCATCGCTTGTTCTATCTCAACGTccacgtcgtcgtcgtctctGGACGAATGACGCTTTTTCAGACCGTCCGGTGTTTCGGCCATCGATACCTGTCGCCGACCGAGGCTCGGTCGCGATGTGCTCTTCTTCATGGCGCTTTTCAGGTTAATATCGGTTTGTGTCGGTTGTCTGTCGTCTGCCGGATTACGGTCGACTCGTTCACCTCTATCGTTATAAGTGCTCATCAGATCGTGTTCATGCGCATACTGTAAGAATATACGGCATTGAGAAATGTGTTAGAAAATAACAACTAATACATCATCATAGATCCATCAGTCATCAGCTAACCGCCAGCAGTTATCAGTCAACAGCCAAGGCGAACTTCGGATTTTGTAGTTGGTCAAGTCGGAGGACCTAATAACAGTTGGTTGGAGCTAATAACCGAACGCACTACAGTTCGGTCGCAAcgtatttcacagtgtcggccatcttggacaGGAACTAtagcgaccgtgctcaatcCCGTGGTCGACTATTTCCGGACTAAAGTTCCGACTAATTGGCATTAGGTTTATCTAGGTTTCCCAGATTTCATTTAGTTCGCAAAAATCAAGGAAGATCACCCCCGTCCCCTCTAGTCAGACTTACCGATAATCTTGTCGCGTTTTGTAGCTCACGAGTATCTGATGAATGTGCGTCGATCGACCCGGTGCTGCTACTTTCATCTTCCTCTTCAGCGATCAAAGCGTGCATTCGTTTCTCTATTCTACggttcagtcgtttctaaaaGAAACATCAAAAATATAGATACCCCAACCAACCGACGGTTTGAAGTTTGGGGTACCCCCGAGAATGTCACCACCAGGATCCGAACCCATGAACTCTGAATTGACGAGACCACAGCTTGAACCACTTGACCACTGCGTAACTCAATGGTTAACTTCGATTTTCCATCCACTTATATCGGAATATTTTTAGTTAGTATGGTGGATTCTTAATGCGGctgtaggtcggccttgcgaccgCTTGCTCCTCTCGACATAACGCCAGCGCCTTAGAGTTCTTATGTATTTCGTGTTAAAGCAACTTCACAGTCTTTTCAATATGTTATACAAACCCTTAAATGTGTAATGATTCGTTGTTCCATCATACCGCTCAGATTACGCGATGGCGACTCGAACGTGTCCGGATAttgaaactgaaataaaaaaattacgaagcaatttagataaatctaatCGAGGACTGGACGCGATATTGCGCCTGATTCTGTCGACTTTTGGTTGTTTTCATCGTTAGGTTGTTCGTTTTATTGGAAAAATGTTCTaattcatcgtttaattgcaaAAGGGAAGTTGTGGAGAGGTTATAGATGTCAAGACAAATATTACCTAGAAGGTTTGATTAGAAAGTAAGTGACTTATGAGTAACTGATGAAGTTACTATAGACTAGTAGCGAATGCTTGTTCTTTTGACAAAAATAAGGTTAACCTTCCTTCATCAAATAACTGTTTGTTTCCGCGTTTActgataaaaagaaaatcgagGAAAATATTAAACTACTGATTAGATCAATGCGTACCTGAGATTCTTCGGAATGGAATAGCACATCCTGTTGGGAAGGGTATCTATGTCGATGGTATATGTGAATTTTACTGTATGATCCTTGCTTTTCAATCGCGGGCAAAACGACGGtcgatttcttctttttctcgGGCGGCTGAAAGATAAAATGCATCGAAACTgagtaaaataaaatgatggaTTTGAATGAAATGCATTGCACCGCACCTGCAGGTGACTTGGTCTACAAAGAAAACAGTTGATTTTGATGCATTCGAAAGATTTTGCAGCCTTTATTTGAcaacatttatatttcaaacgATCGAgcgattcatttcaaatttcgaattatagaaattgagcgatttatttcaaaattttaatcACTGAAACTTCCTGCCTGTATTGTAATGCGACGGGTGACACTCACGCACTCGCCGGGGATCGAACCCAGGTATCTTACGCAGGAGGCAAGCATGCCAAACAGTAGGCCAATATAACTAGTGGTCATACAGTTTTTGTATATGCGTAAAACTGTATTTACATCGTGAAACAACGTGTTTgcgaaaaataatttcacatttcaaataagatataGAAATCGACTTAGGTTTCATCCGGATAAATCCGGAATTTCTTCTcggtgtatatgtatatgtaggTTTTTGTGTTGTGTGGGAAAATGTGTCAGTGTTTGAGTCACGCGTCGTTAAATAGCTTTCGTTTGATTACAATTCCTAATGAATTCTATTCGTCGAGTGGACTCAACACTCGTACGGTTCGATATTGTATATATTACTTGTTAAAACCTGAAAAGCTTTAATGTCCCGCGCGGTAATTAATCTACCAATAGCTTGAGAAAATGTTTTACACGAAATATTAATCATTAGTATCAATCATCGCTGAATCGTCGCTATAGTATCGACTGTTCTTGAAAATGGCACCTTCTTTTGGAGACTTCTTTTGGATTGTAAGAACGATACGATACGAAGAGAAATCCCTTTATAACTTTAATATCTGTGAATTAAATGAGCTATGCcattaaatataaatattcgaaTTTAATCTTAGATCCAAATGCCTTAAATCCTTAAGACGCTCATTTTCAagtaagttgttagattcgCTAAAAAACCATGTACTTCGATTGAAAGAAACGATTATGTAAACTCATCCGATCATCCGGCATATATCTGTTCTTCTGATTAATCAaccaatcaaatgaaataagaGGGACAAttccctatttcaaaatccctatttcaagatcagaGAACCGAACTTGGATTGGACTGGTGTTCTGCGATATTTATAGTATTTGGCAAATGATACAATCGGTACTATCGTCTTATTCACCTTTTGCGGAGCGGGAAAGAAGTCCGGTCGGCTGCTGTACTTAACGAAAGACGGCACCGGATTAGTGacgattttcttcaatttcaccAGATTAATCCGTTGCGGTTGATAGTGCACGCGTCGTTTCATGATGGACTGTCTGCGGCGAGGTTGATGCCGGCGACGAGCTGCTCCTATGCGCGACCCGTCCGGCAGTCTGGGCGCCTCGAATATCGTCGGATCAAGTAAATACATGACTTTTTTATACgatagtatttctatataataAGATCTATCTACCGGTACGTTAGCGATTTATCACCGCGTTCGAAAATATGCGATACGTTATTCGACAAAGGCGCGAGATATTTTGATTAATCGGATTTTGAAGTGGGAACGACGGTCGAAAAATCAATCTCTGCAGATAAAAATAGTTAACGCGGTAAACAAAACCGCTGTGGAAGATGAAAGCCGGGAATAATCTCTAAATCGATACGAATGTTTCTTTCTAAGGAAATAAACACGCTCGCGAAATTTCAGATCTCTAGTTAGTTTTCGACG from Tubulanus polymorphus chromosome 11, tnTubPoly1.2, whole genome shotgun sequence encodes:
- the LOC141912762 gene encoding uncharacterized protein LOC141912762, with the protein product MKRRVHYQPQRINLVKLKKIVTNPVPSFVKYSSRPDFFPAPQKPPEKKKKSTVVLPAIEKQGSYSKIHIYHRHRYPSQQDVLFHSEESQFQYPDTFESPSRNLSGMMEQRIITHLRKRLNRRIEKRMHALIAEEEDESSSTGSIDAHSSDTRELQNATRLSYAHEHDLMSTYNDRGERVDRNPADDRQPTQTDINLKSAMKKSTSRPSLGRRQVSMAETPDGLKKRHSSRDDDDVDVEIEQAMENNNVDLTNFKELPVSPVPTPMVYRPATRESNRLSYDDSVARILSGSLNVKCPADARVLRMYVSSAFTDSDVERGYLLQKVYPALKSYCIQRGYEFHVLDLHWANRDWINDDHTVLECSQKILDKCMDGARTVSFLNFLGQKFGPEMVPTTIPAEEFDAILAAVRKAAAAETMRITEKAAAMLEEKRKEITSAELEDGNQKAADDTPPPPPPPLEKVVSKLKLPSTEKRSLSPAGAKLKRKFGAMKQAGTIIKLALNGMKGVSGTLSKELDDNLLTTWYKLDENVVPAVYRLQKISNQIKDFARNDESKKALGKNAWMATQKQLLGMLQRFSQETLKDESAMKKYFKTVIDVELENGLFLADTPDDNCYVIRRTIPDLQGSFQDSLARDYIDIDTNSGRLDSAMVERMGDMWAKIKAKVPFRNMRDYEIQWTPKGIDPNLRPHALYLDKMCTDFLEVMTARLNLVIQEDKQRRNDNVVLFEEVAEHVKFVHERARHFQGRKELLNIIKQYLRSTYRMPLIIHGKSGSGKTSLLAKAAKETNKWFKKTGRATIVRFIGVTSSSTNIRELLYNISKQICYMYGTNASTIPQDYKGLMNDFSERLKSATAEEPLIIYIDSLNQLSDENDARHLAWLPKELPEHVHIVLSTLPDTRYESFPALKKAFADNPDSFIDVPPMSEADAVVMLDHWLKKANRTLTYQQYDVILDAFKQCPYPLQLKVSFDESLKWCSFTAEEKIKLQPEIKKAITMLFARMEVTHGEPLVRRALGYITAARNGITENEMLDLLSLDDAVMDDITNQLKPRIRRCPMLSWTRLKEDLSDYLVERSADGCKPLRWFQSQFQEAAEDRYLKSKDKAPSYHKAIAEYFMGTWQDGKPIGTSEKLVDRFISEQPLYWEHASLEGVTQRVFNHRKLSELPCNLLKAQLFNEMKKEALCNFEFILAKVCGQSLRAIMEDYQMALAVEPNDIDLKLVSDTLYLSTNALSKDPRQLATQITSRMNDLILNDKPTAPGDPKKYPCLHQLYWDARRASVPSIIPSMTCMTPPGGILFDLLSGHKETLTAVASTCGGSQALTTSMDDTLKQWDMRTGKVKNTINGVGKQVLSIRSARQNSLVITSETSCIRIWDLKSGECKKTIDEYIDPASITTAKDESHLVAFFDGTNIMRTWRLEGDFGKVVETQLVNHESVCHKDNSITVGQTSNGELVLYAFRSSTTAFVYNAVNGEQVRVLQPPNKGASITSVALSRDYYVLGCRYQQNNGLLYQLELFDVTNGKHVRSIRGCATDYIDELVVNQSGSHAICVSASDETNTSDIAIWNLETEDHKHLATHANVSTMCACLDLRYTLTGSPNENALRIWNLSSSVNQSGVRAPTKTGVKKMYVMAKHPQYIVTQSYGSGNVCVWNMSRNHFSGFQIRKERGVVMSEQDVLLFRNTKAIILADRGISTVTEDEQQVYQTLYVYDLVARKYERKIKDCFIYPSPAHEYAALSDDRLLGLSENRSHFIAWSMKNGHILYRIRPNFRELERRRIEMGIADNDDDNERILNRKRGTTAKMTPWDRRSESDSARRLRRQAERDDNKRIVDELKKEKENAIDQYMMSGDEKIIVASFFAHHLCVFDVETQKHTQTLENENSMMSLYVAALTYDGGYFVHTNYDEESKVSYVTLWNCKTGEVKRRLKNEKNVSAITINSTGRRIVFGKDKNEMRVWEPLVNGSLRKVKGYKNMRFNAESKIVLLNDGSQAAVFAGDISLWDIDSGVLLSVFTPDIKIQCFDTAFDGQLLVFGLRDSPNLVSLRLSKKHRLPIAVDGPDMFDEAPESSDESEDEDYA